GACGCAACTCAGTTGAAGGATTTTCGACCTATTAGCCTGGTCAGTACTATCTATAAGATTTTATTAAAAGTTCTTGCCAGTAGATTAAAGGTGGTGATTCCAAATCTGATTTCTCAATCGCACGGTGCTTTTCTAGCTGAGAGACAGATATTAGATGGGATCTTGATTGCAAATGAGCTAATTGACTATAGAAAGATACAAGGAAAAGAAGGGATTGTGTGTAAGTTGGATACGGAAAAGGCTTACGACCATGTTCTCTGGGGTTCTGTTGATGGTGTCCTTAGAAAGATGGGGTTCAGTTGGAAATGGAGAAGATGGGTTCGAAATTGCATCTCCACTGCTAGGTTTTCAGTTATCATTAATGGGGCCGCGAAAGGGTTTTTCAAAGCTTCTTGGGGGCTCCGGCAGGGAGACCCCCTCTCTCCGTTCTTATTCCTATTGGTGGCTGAAGTTTTTAATAAGCTCATGATCAATGCGAAGTATGAAGGATGTCTTAAAGGTTTTTACGTGAAAGAAAATGGTACGGAAATCTCTCATCTTCAATTCGCGGACGACACAATTGTGTTCTTAGATACAAAGGTCGAAGAAGTTCAGAAACTTATGGAGGTTCTAGAGAGTTTTAAGGCTAAAACAGGCCTGAAAATTAACCTCGCCAAGAGTTCTATGATGGGTATATAGATTCACCAAGACTGTATTCAAGAATGTGCAGATTTAGCAAGGTGTGTGATTGGTGAATTTCCATTTTCTTACCTTGGGATCTCTATTGGGGCTTCTACTAGGCTAAAATCAGTTTGGAATATTGTGATTGAAAGAATGACTCCTAAGCTAGCTCCACGGAAAAGAAGGTATCTATCGAAAGCCGGGAGGTTTCAGCTTATCAATAGCTCGTTAGCAGCCATCCCTTTGTATTATCTTTCTTTGTTTCAAATTCCTATTTCGGTTGCGCAGAAATTAGAAAGACTGATGCGGAACTTTCTTTGAGGAGATACTATTGCTAAGAAAAAGTTACATTGGAGGTCgtggaaaaaaaattatattccTAAGAGTGAGGGCGGATTGGATATCAGAAACTTGAAGACGACTAATGACGCTTTATTAACCAAATGGTTGTGGAGATATGGACAGGAAAAAACTAGTTTGTGGagaaaaattatttttgagaaatttggagGCGTCGAAAAGGCTTGGTTATCTAAAGATTCTAAGAGAACCTATGGATGGGGGTTATGGCGGGGTATTCTTAATCTATCAACTTTTCTTAAAAAGGGGTCGAAAATTTCAGTTGGAAGAGGAAATAAAACCAATTTTTGGGACGATGTTTGGTGTCATGAAAAAACTCTTAAAGAGTTATATCCAAGATTATGGAAAGTCAGTATAAGGAAGGAGGGTACAGTTGATGACATGAACATGGATAATGGTAATGGGTCGTCTTGGAACATTGATCCATGTAGAAGGCTCAATGACCTGGAGATTCAAGAGGTAATGAAATTTTCGAGACTTTTAGATAATCAAGGAGAGCTTAATGCAGACGACGATAAACGGGAGGGGAGATCTAATCCAAAAGGTACATTTTCTGTTAGTTCTTGCTATGCTTGGATTATGCATAATCATGGACAATTCACACCTTTAAATTTTCCTTCTAAATACATTTGGAATAAGACAATTCCTCCTAAATTTAGTTTCTTGGTGTGGGCTGCCGCCAATGGAGTTGTTCCTACTCTCTCCATGTTGTCCAGAAGGGGTATGACAGTAGTAAACATTTGTGCATTTTGTAATACCAGTGAGAAGTCTGTAGAGCATTTGTTCCTTCACTGTTCTTTTATTAGGCAGATATGGGATCATTTTTTACAGCAACTGGGGTTTGTTTGGGCTCACCCCACGACAATTATCGAATTCCTTTGGAAGTGGAAGTTGAAGATCTCTACCAAGCCTCTCATTTTCTTGAGATTTTGTCTACCCTTTGCGATTTGGTGGTCAGTTTGGTTGGAAAGAAATGACATTATAATagagaagaaacaaagaagaaaaactttAAATTCTCTTATTTTGGATATCAAGTTGTTGTTACTTGGTTGGGCTGTCAATATTGATTCTTTTAAGAACATAAAGTTTGATGATTTTGTTTTCGATTGGGTGAATTTATTTAAGGAGTAGTTCATTGTAACTACCTATTCGCCTCTCTTTGTATTTCTTTGGAGGGTGCTATTTTGGcactatttctttttattttgatcttgcctgtttcaaaaaaaaatattaatttgcTGGAAATTCCAAGCCATTGCGAAAAGAAACCAAAAAAGGTGACTCGTTAGTCCCTAGGGATTAATGACACAAATGACTTGTCCTATAAAGGTGACTTGTTGCGAACATGAGGCTCCAATTGTACTTCATCATATATATTAATTTGCATTGGAGCTCCATATTTTAAAAATTGAAGAtggttattaaaaaaaaaaaatctttcagtAAGAGAGAGGAGTAAGTTAGGTCAGAAATGAGGAGAAAATTTGTTTCCCCATGCAGATTGCAAATTTTGATGAGATAGTGGAACTAGATTGGGCAAAATTATGTATAGTTGGCCCAGTTTAATAAATGGCAAAACAGTTGGATCAACGTAACCGACGGTTCACTTTGTAATGTGATCAGTCCGTAGTCATTTGGAAAAGGAATTCATGCTGGTTCTTCTCTTGCTTTAAGTGTCGGTTAGGCACATATATCACAATCATGAATTATTAAATGCCCTACTGTATCTGTCTACGTTCCGTGAATTACAATCTTGACTCTCGTAGACTCTCCAGATGGGCGGTCACCAAGGGCGTTGGCGAACCTACTTAGCTATTACTCGAAAGCGAAAGCCAACAATATTTTTTCATAGAGTGGGATTTACTTCGAGGCACAATGAGGTCTCGCACTCTAGTCAGGTCGGGGCCGGTCTTGAAGAGGaagtgtagcatcagaatctcgcaacaataatgcctcagcgaaattatcaacaacacaacacaacagcgtcgcagaacaatttcagaaatgacataataaacgacgtcagctaaaatcatgagaaaaatgtgatggttctgcgaaaataagagagtttgcgagattaacatttgtaaggttgcgagaatgtcgcaagccatatccgaaaataaaggacggattagctgtcatccactatgtacttccctataaatagtcgttcagttgtaaaggaaagggggagatctttttcggGGTGAGAagaaagtaaataggagagagaaaatctagagcagtggttattcttgattcctttatcttttcttgtaagattgttcaaagattcatcaataaaattaagattgttaatctaaaatgagttaaatattaatgaaatcatatgaggggtgtagtgtagggtttcctgcaactacataatggcgctagaaacatggcacattgaagattattctagaaaaaattgaagattaatattgagatttgtgaagatttggagtaattgattaagaattttacataatttcttgcaattcgttaacattgaagaaatggctagaagaagaaatacatcagaacaaccaactactgttagaagaagcaagagaattgctggaagagaaagaagtgaaatgggagaatctgctagaatgagaaataatggagaaaatcaaattcaaccaccatttcaacaaacactagtacaaggaaggaatatagattatgatagggtgagtatacacacttggaaatcaaatttcgcagaagaagtagaagaagagcagcaaaccagaaaccatagacaggtagagagacatcaagaagcagatgaaggaataatccatggagatgaggaaattggagcgttagaaacattgagacgaagaatacatgaagaaagaagagctgaggcagaataacgtgcaaatctaacaaggcaaaatcacgaattgaggatggaaaatatgagactacaatgTAGAAGATCggaaagtattacaaaatcatattcaagatcgactagaagagaaatgaggcgaaactcacccacaattaatgccggaaataacattcaagaagaaatatcaaatcctgatgaagaacatcgcgaaaatagagaaaggattgatgatcgttacgttccacaaaatgaaacttttgatgataggcaaaatggtagaaatcaagagaatgtacaacttcagggacgaaatgatcaagatggcgaagggaatcgagaggaaggaaggagaattataCGTGAGAgaaaaactcaaagaaatcaacaaacgattgaataaaaaattgaaagacattatgctgaacaagcacgtttaatttgcgaacgtgaaagattgagagcggaaatggaagaacaagatcttcaggagacaattcgccataacaatcacgacaatcgagaaagaaggtgtacaaaaaaccggaataacggtaacatcaatgaagagtatgatggagtacagaggatggttgaaagacagcgaatggaattaataagaaatgaacaaaatcatgaaggggaaaatgagagacatcatcatatgcgaattcaagatagagataaagaagagaatcgcaggaaGACGATATGAGGATAATGaataagaaatgcaaaatttcgcgagagaagaaaaacatgaacgaagaagaagggaggcgaaattaaaaagaccaatggatcaaaattcaggtgtaaataaacaattcttgaaagagttagaagaaatgagaggaatgctaaataatagaggagaggtaggcagaagacaattagatgaggctatagaagaagctgcgaaaactccatttacaagggaagtacaactaggaggaatacctccgaaatgcaattttcccgcattaaccagcatttttgatggaacaacttgtgcaattcaacacattaaagcctatgtgagatgtatgttgcaatgggaaaatcatgatgccgtattatgcaagtattttgcatccagcttaacaggggaggcgttaaaatggttccaagctctaccaaagaatacaataacatactttaatcatttgcagactacattcctgggggcatatataagtaataattcttcgcgacctggtattgaagacgtgtttggattaaaacaaagaattggcgaaagtttgaagcacctaactaaaagatggaggactatgtgtagcgaaatggctggccgtgtggatgagagatatcttatcttatcatttatcaatgctatgtttgcaaccaacctattgtatatccaaattttcagagtcaagaatacgatcacaatgactgaattgcgagaacttcaagaagaatatattactctagaggaaaggcaaaattaaatggaatcatacccagttgtgaacaccagttcacaaacagcgaatgcaagcttattacccaaactaataaacacagtgaagaaaatttcgcaagtacaacaagagaaggtgacgggtaacaatcaacagaaactggtggctatgggaagccgagatcaagaggagtatgaaatagaaagaaatttctacaatcgtggtggaaatagcaagattcaaagactcgatcagccacaagaaacttatggaggtcaaagacaaaactataatagaggacaaggaggtcacaaggtagtatgggatgaaatcaagatgccacctctaaatgcaagtgtggagaaaatatgagaagctataattttgatggagaatatacaaacatcatggaacatgggaacggaaccacctccaaaccacagaagtcacgagttttgttcttatcatcattttcatggacatactacaaatgattgcagaaatgtaaaaagaattattctgagaatgatagatcaaggaatactaaaccactttttggtagggcacccacaatctcaaccattgccaccaccaccagagcatcataaagtaaacacgatgaaaaagaaggaaacattcttcatagaagttggtgcaaaagcaaagaatctattctgttactttatcgtacattcatacaagacaattgaagattttcatgacaatgttttgagtagagtgttcgcaagagataatgatggaatagaaattatgaatattgcgaaaatctcaccactagaggaatggaagaaacagattatttcttttaccgcagaagaaatccccgaaggtgaagaggtacatgataatccattggtagtaaaattagaaactaATCTAAAactgaaagaagatgaggatgatgaagctgaagattcatgggaaattaataggattctaatcgatactggaagctctgtgaacatcttattttatcacacttgtaaaactatgggaggaagagatgatgatcttataccatcaacatataagatatatggttttaatggtactgccaacaagcctaaaggggaggttactatgcgaattccattgaaggaaatatcttctgaaatcctattctgtgtcgttgatgtagaatcaccctacaatgcattgattggtcgaccttggctacatggaattctaggtatagcttcaactttccaccagtgcatcaaatttcctcaccccagcggtgtaggaatcataaagggagattgggttgaaggaaagaggtgttacgaaactaaggtggaatcttgcgaaggaagagcaaacaagaaggaaaattggcgacaaaaaatcaaagagacacaaagaagtgagaaatttatggtggatgcaatcgaacgaaaagaagaagagatgttgcgaaactaatgctatctcagaataaaaaatgatgaacataccactaccaaggaagcagtagaagaaaataacaaagaagcagaggatggcaaaggtaataaaaataagaaatgtatgaatgattaacttgttgcgacactctccaataagtaaaattctcaaaaatacattttattgaatgacaagaTTGAGATTGCaaaatgcaaatatgatatgatgatgtgcgagaatctcgctgagataatgaattttacagaatacaatcagaaaacaatgacaaaggagaaaggggcgaacctttatggcgtacaccctagttcgcgaatacaatttcgcaagaggcaaatgtaagacctgatgtacgtcatataagggggtacctgttgcatggctcggggaaaggttacaccgccaccggaacctgagtcatgaagATTTGGGATCAATAAAGCCCattcgggagaggcaccttggattctcaacataagcatatgacttaggttgggagactaaggttataaggactctcccaaggactgcaaaatctgatcaaggcgctgaggtacacggttgagtcaagagtgtcaggggcgtttgaagcgtaccttgccattcttgacaagtcttggcttatactgcactcggcccgaagaaaaccccatttagggtgcagtctcgtaaccataaaccctataggtaaaagggataagaggatgcgaaaacaacaggttgttgttaagaccggatgggaggatccaacattgtatggtagaggtacgcctccttgaaggggcaaccagggggaagataagggcggcaccctacattagggagctgataagtgtattaagacgcaaatgtcatgaggctttttaatcgcaagggtattaagacttgtcatatttgtgcgacaatcctgaagaggcaataatacaaaagaaaaagataagacgagatcaatgggttttcgcatgaaagtgcgaagacgtcctgcgatttcgtcgcaagacggcaatgtcatggggctttattttcacaagaatatttaggcctgtcatattgtcgcaacattcctgaagaggccataatacaaaagaaaaagttaaggcaagatcaatgggtttttgcatgaaagtgcaagaacgtcctgcgattttgtcgcaatgacaagaggtgacataataagacctttaattaagaaggaaaaataagaccacacaggaatgagattttgaaaagaatcaaaattcacttcgcacaaTATTGAGAAATTATatataaacaactgcgaagttgaggcacaaaataagaaaaatctgcaaaatctcttatttggatacaactaacagaggcaagtatgggaatgaatgaaattagaaaatgttatttgtttccatatggtaaatttacgcaaaaattcaaaaattaatgattatattgattaactgtattgtaaggaagaatttttttaattaatgcatgtcaaaatgaaagaaacgcatatattaaggaatatggggaatcaAAAGAATTCACAAATGTACTGAAAGAAGTAATAAATGTACaaatattacagaagatcaaagaaataaacaaagactacttcttaattgatccttcatcatcttcatcagaattgttcccttcttcgtctgcatcagaactttcatcaccatcagaaccttcatcaccatcagattcttcatcatcagcttcgctatcagaaataatcagacttgGAATATTCTTTGgtatctcctccaagagacaaggataatcagaatgaggaatactatggtcatcacaaaccatttgaatagtttgattgcaaaaatgcataacatcattcttaaag
Above is a genomic segment from Papaver somniferum cultivar HN1 chromosome 10, ASM357369v1, whole genome shotgun sequence containing:
- the LOC113316626 gene encoding uncharacterized protein LOC113316626: MDNGNGSSWNIDPCRRLNDLEIQEVMKFSRLLDNQGELNADDDKREGRSNPKGTFSVSSCYAWIMHNHGQFTPLNFPSKYIWNKTIPPKFSFLVWAAANGVVPTLSMLSRRGMTVVNICAFCNTSEKSVEHLFLHCSFIRQIWDHFLQQLGFVWAHPTTIIEFLWKWKLKISTKPLIFLRFCLPFAIWWSVWLERNDIIIEKKQRRKTLNSLILDIKLLLLGWAVNIDSFKNIKFDDFVFDWVNLFKE